From Tachyglossus aculeatus isolate mTacAcu1 chromosome X5, mTacAcu1.pri, whole genome shotgun sequence, a single genomic window includes:
- the EXOC1L gene encoding exocyst complex component 1-like, protein MSSLVKEDLKKKLFKPLSQRLYEFIEIEFSTQDRYYLCVSVTKSDEVKIIMVKNWRLGLDEKYEIAKNWSLNDLEMIDGKEADADNPFFDLHFKKVYSLEAYSCASKYSFARTVNKLNHAYLKKDLRIVNFDITYINDDSNWSSNNKDCLVLMRVCFYASNLLCLSLCPFPY, encoded by the exons ATGTCATCATTAGTCAAGGAGGATCTGAAGAAGAAGTTGTTTAAACCACTGTCCCAGCGCCTGTACGAGTTTATTGAAATAGAGTTCTCTACCCAGGACAGGTATTACCTTTGTGTTTCAG TGACCAAAAGCGATGAAGTGAAAATAATTATGGTGAAAAACTGGAGACTGGGTCTCGATGAAAAATACGAAATCGCCAAGAACTGGTCCCTGAACGATCTGGAGATGATCGACGGAAAAGAAGCCGATGCA gaCAATCCATTTTTTGATCTGCACTTTAAGAAAGtctacagccttgaagcctacagCTGCGCTTCTAAATATTCCTTTGCTCGGACTGTGAACAAACTGAACCACGCCTACCTGAAAAAGGACCTGCGAATTGTTAACTTCGACATCACCTACATAAACGATGACTCTAACTGGTCGTCCAATAACAAGGACTGCCTGGTCCTTATGAGGGTCTGCTTCTATGCCTCCAATCTCCTGTGCCTGTCGCTCTGCCCTTTCccatattga